A segment of the Actinomyces sp. oral taxon 171 str. F0337 genome:
ACCCTCGAGCACACGAAGGAGCACGATCATGACTGCCACCACTGAGCACCGCCCCGCTGAGGCCCACCACCACACCCACGGCCCCGACTGCGGGCACCTCGCCGTCATCCACGGAGACCACGTCGACTACATTCACAACGGCCACGCCCACCACGAGGACAACGGCCACTACGACGAGTGCGACACCTGCTCGTGCGAGCACTGCTCGGACCCCTGTGCCGTGTGCGAGTGCGAGGACTGCTCCTGCCCCACCTGCAACCACAACACCTGCTCGTGCGAGCACTGCTCGGACTCCTGTTCCTCGTGCACCTGCGAGGACTGCTCCTGCCCCACCTGCACGCACGCCGCCTGATCGATTCAGCCAGTCACACCCCTGCACGCGCACGGCTCGCGGTGGGTGCACCACAGTGAGGGTCTCTTGCCGAATGAAGTGCTTCGGCAAGAGACCCTCACAGGTTCTGGCAGCGCTGCAGCCGGATGCACAGACGCAGGGCTGCATGCGGCAGGAGGATATGAGCGGACGGGACTTCATAGGTTTGCAGCGATGTGCACTCATGAGCCCATGAGCAGTCCCTTCCCTGTTCCCAACACCTTGGCCCGCGTCGCACCGCCAACGGCGCACCGGAACCTGCCGGAGATCATCAACCACCTGTCCGTACCCGTGGACACCTCTGACGCGCGCATACCCGAGGTATTGCGCCCAGTGCTCGACCGGGCACTGCACCCCGACCCCGCGCAGCGATACCGCAACGGCAACGAGCTCGCCGAGGCCATGACCAATGACCCTCAGGTCAAGGCCGCCTGCACCAGCGACTACGCGGAGCGCTACGGACTCGACCTGTCCACCAGCTACACGATCAACACGCTTGGCCCCGGTGATCAGGAGTGGGAAGCAGGTAATCGCGGCTTCGCCTGCGTCCTGGGCCGGCTGTTGTAGGTCGACAGAGCCCCGGGAGCGCCTGAGAGCCGTTGACGGGTGCGTGCCAGAGCATTCGTTCTGGCACGCACCCGTCAACCATCTCGGTGTGCTGTGAGCCCTACCGGCTCTCAGGCCTTGTTCGTACCGGCGGGCTTGTCAGCCTTGTCCGGATCGGCGTCAACCCCGGCCTCCTTGCGCTGCTCGGGCGTGATCGGGGCGGGCGCCTCAGTCAGCGGGTCGAAGCCGCCACCGGACTTGGGGAAGGCGATGACGTCACGGATGGAGTCGGCCCGGGTCAGCAGGGAGACGATGCGGTCCCACCCGAAGGCGATGCCGCCGTGCGGCGGAGCACCGAACTTGAAGGCGTCCAGCAGGAAGCCGAACTTCTCCTGGGCCTCCTGCTCACCGATCCCCATGACATTGAAGACACGCTCCTGAACGTCACTGCGGTGGATACGGATGGAGCCGCCACCGATCTCGTTACCGTTGCAGACGATGTCGTAGGCGTAGGCCAGGGCGCCTCCCGGGTCGGTGTCGAAGGTCTCCAGGCACTCGGGCTTGGGCGAGGTGAAAGCGTGGTGGACAGCGGTCCAGGCGGACTTGCCCAGGGCCACGTCACCGTCGGCCTTGGCCTCGACGGAGGGCTTGAACAGGGGGGCGTCCACGACCCAGACGAAGGACCACTCGTCGTCGTTGATGAGGCCGCAGCGCTTGCCGATCTCCAGGCGGGCGGCGCCCAGCAGGGCGCGGGAGGAGTCCACAGGCCCGGCGGCGAAGAAGATGCAGTCGCCGGGCTCGGCACCGGCGGCCTGGGCCAGGCCGGCCCGCTCGGCGTCGGTGATGTTCTTGGCGACGGGGCCACCGAGGGTCCCGTCGTCGGCGACGGTGACGTAGGCCAGGCCCTTGGCACCGCGCTGCTTGGCCCACTCCTGCCAGGCGTCGAAGGTGCGTCGGGACTGGGAGGCCCCGCCGGGCATGACGACGGCGCCCACGTAGGGGTTCTGGAAGACCCGGAAGGTGGTGTCCTTGAAGTAGTCGGTCAGGTCCACCAGCTCGCAGCCGAAACGCAGGTCGGGCTTGTCCGAGCCGTATTTCTCCATGGCGTCGCGGTAGGTCATGCGGGCAATGGGCGTGGGCAGGTCGTAGTCGATGAGGGCCCATACCTCGCGCAGCACGTCCTCGGCGACGGCGATGACGTCGTCCTGCTCGACGAAGCTCATCTCCACATCGAGCTGGGTGAACTCGGGCTGGCGGTCGGCGCGGAAGTCCTCATCGCGGTAGCAGCGGGCGATCTGGTAGTAGCGCTCCATGCCGGCGACCATAAGGAGCTGCTTGAACAGCTGCGGGCTCTGCGGCAGGGCGTACCAGGATCCCGGGGCCAGGCGGGCGGGGACCAGGAAGTCGCGGGCGCCCTCCGGGGTGGAGCGGGTCAGGGTGGGGGTCTCGATCTCCACGAAGTCGTGGGAGTCCAGGACCCTGCGTGCGGCCTGGCTGACCTTGGCGCGCAGGCGGATGGTGTGCTGCATGGCGCTGCGCCGCAGGTCGAGGTAGCGGTAGCGCAGCCGGGCCTCCTCGCCGACCTGTCCGGCGTCCTCGGCGTGGTCGGAGACCTGGAAGGGCAGTGGGGCGGAGGCGTTGAGGATCTCGACGTCGGAGACGACGACCTCGATCTCGCCGGTGGGCAGGTTCGGGTTGGCATTGCCCTCGGGCCTGGCGCTCACCTCCCCGGTCACGGCCAGGACGTACTCGGCGCGCAGGTCGTGGGCGATCTCCTCCCGGATGACGACCTGGGCGATCCCCGAGGCGTCCCGCAAGTCGATGAAGGCCACGCCTCCGTGGTCACGCCGTCGGTCCACCCATCCGGTGAGGGTCACGACCTGGCCGATGTCTGAGGCGCGCAGAGAGCCTGCGGTGCGAGTTCGCAGCACGGTGCTGAGTTCCTTCCGTGTGGGGCACTGAGCCGGTGCCCGTCGGGGCGCACCACGAGACGGGTGGGCGCCGGCGGTAGTTTACAAGGAGCTCGATGATCGGGCGTCAGGCCATGGCTCGGCGACGTTGGTAGGCGGCCATCCTGCGACGGTTGATCGCTACGAGCACCGAAAGCACGACCAGGATCATGCTGAGCACGAGGATGGAGGCACCGATGATTGGAAAGCCGGTCGACCCACCACCTGGACCTGCGGCTTGGATGCCGGCGGCTCCCGCACCGTTGGATCGCCCCATGGCCGCTACCTGCCGGGGTGGCGGTGTCGGAGCCGTCGGAACGGTGGGAGGGGCGGCCCCGCCAATGACCGTGACACCCGATACTGTGAAGTAGGGGCTCTTGTTGGTGTAGTCCGCCGCGTTGCCCTCCTGGCCGCTCTCCCCCCGGGCCCCGAAGACCCGGAATCGCAGCCAGTGGTTCCCCTGCTCGACGTACTCGGGAAGCTCGAAGGAGCCTGCGGCGGTGCCGTCCTTCTTAACGGTGATCGTGGTGACCACCTCGGGCTCCAGAGGGTGCGAGGCGGCCAGCGCGCCGTCGTCGATGAGGACCTGGACCGTCACGCCACTGGGAAATCCCGAGAGCGTGTACATGATCGTTCCTCCGACGGCCACCGTCGAGGGGCTGACCGTTGAGGCGGTTCCTGTGGTGGAGGGACCGGTCCTGGTGTCCGCTCTGGCAGCGGGGCTCGTGGAGACCAGTGCCGCCAGGGATGCGAGGAGGAAGGAGACGATGACGAGCATGTAAGGCGAGCCCTGGAGGCGCCGGAAGCCGATCCGGCGCCGAGCCGGTGAACGACGCCGATCACGCCGCATGCGCTCTGTCGTCCGGGACGTCCGGATCATCTGCTCCCACCTCCTTTCCACGGCCGCTTGTTCTGGCCCCTTGACGATGTCATTGACGCTCTCCTACCGC
Coding sequences within it:
- the aspS gene encoding aspartate--tRNA ligase; protein product: MLRTRTAGSLRASDIGQVVTLTGWVDRRRDHGGVAFIDLRDASGIAQVVIREEIAHDLRAEYVLAVTGEVSARPEGNANPNLPTGEIEVVVSDVEILNASAPLPFQVSDHAEDAGQVGEEARLRYRYLDLRRSAMQHTIRLRAKVSQAARRVLDSHDFVEIETPTLTRSTPEGARDFLVPARLAPGSWYALPQSPQLFKQLLMVAGMERYYQIARCYRDEDFRADRQPEFTQLDVEMSFVEQDDVIAVAEDVLREVWALIDYDLPTPIARMTYRDAMEKYGSDKPDLRFGCELVDLTDYFKDTTFRVFQNPYVGAVVMPGGASQSRRTFDAWQEWAKQRGAKGLAYVTVADDGTLGGPVAKNITDAERAGLAQAAGAEPGDCIFFAAGPVDSSRALLGAARLEIGKRCGLINDDEWSFVWVVDAPLFKPSVEAKADGDVALGKSAWTAVHHAFTSPKPECLETFDTDPGGALAYAYDIVCNGNEIGGGSIRIHRSDVQERVFNVMGIGEQEAQEKFGFLLDAFKFGAPPHGGIAFGWDRIVSLLTRADSIRDVIAFPKSGGGFDPLTEAPAPITPEQRKEAGVDADPDKADKPAGTNKA